The nucleotide window caaaacaaCTCCAATGAATCAGATACAAagtaatcaataaataaatatatatatatatatatatataaatatcatcatTGACCTGAGGCCTAATATTTTGNNNNNatatatatatatatatatatatatatatatatatatatatatatatatatatattgtacagtagcatgtataatatattacaggattcagtatttttatgttaccttgttttgacagatttttgtgtttatttagtcaagtttattattaaatttattaaatattgtacatattttggtgagttatgcctaagaattataggcctacaatgttcaatacatttccatgcaaaacaatgtatacagcctttggcataaaaatactgacaaaattagactgccagggaggttacaACTGATTTCttgtgccacctagtggacaattgtcaaaagtgcacaacaggcacaataataatttctatttCTTCTAACAAGTTTAGGGAAGGATATAATTTGAATTGACTGgagaataatttaataatacatccTTCAATACATTCCTATAAAGAAACAGAAATGCTGCTTCTTTATAGGTATGTCCTTAACAAATTCttctaaaaacacattaaatattgctatttatttgGTTGATCCATATTGGCCATATGCACCCACTAGATCTTTCACATTAAAAATGACTTGCAATATAATTTGTGCATTCCTTTTTTCATCTCtaggtaataaaatattgtgttgtaGTGCCAACTAGTATGACTAAATCATTTTGAATGTAGTAATACAGAATCTTCCTTCATAGATTAGTTTATCTGAAACAGATAGCAATAGGCAGTTGCTTATGCATGCTTTCTGCGGTTTTTACATTGATATTAAAGCAGTAGAACAGAATACATATACTCATTATTCTTGTATGTATTCCAGGAACAAACTCATTTTTCCTATTAGGATATGCCCCTGCTCCACATGGGTCTGCACAGTTCAGTTGTGGTCAAGTCTGTGGATGTGCATTCTGTAAGAGGATTTCTAGGCAGTTCCAGGAAATGTGAAAGACATTGTTAGATGGCTATTTTGCTTTAGAATGACAGGAATTTGAAAACATCCAATCTTAAATAGTTTTTGCTTATAATGTATTCAATTAAACATAAGGTCTGTGTTCTGCTAATCATTaggaacaaatgtaaaaagtaaaaaaaaacttttaaagagcCATTCCTGAAATGAGGCTCCAAAACAGTTAAGCAGGAAAAAAACCTGCTGCTTATAGCCTTGGAGGCTTTCTTGTTATTTGTCCAATTTATATTCTTGGCATAGTTTTTCAAAAAATTAACCCTGGATTGCAATGGATGCAATGCATCAGTTTTCCCCCATGCGTTCtggtaaatatgtaataattatttccatcatttgacttgtttttgtaattacTGTTCTCTTTTAGGAAACGTGTACCTGACCATCACCCGTGCTAAATTTTGCTGTGGATTACTGAGCGTGTGGACCAGGCTGCATATGGATACAGGGCACAGTGAAAGCTATACACAATTTGACATCGTGGCACTTAAGACTTGCCCCcacattttggtttatttattagcAAATCTTTGttcgtgctttttttttttttttttctccactgaaaTAAATTTTGGTAATACCGCTGTACTTTCTATACAGTGCAATGAAATTGTCATTGGATGTGTTTATATTCTATAGTAAACATAGAGGCAGTTGTTTGGTGTAATGTTTAGTAGAATCTAAACCTTTTGGACACATTTAGTTCACTCAGATGTGTAATGAGATCTGTCCCCCAATGGTTCTTTTCACCCACTGGTCAGCCACTGATATTACTCGTGTTTGCATCATACTCATATGAGAGCTGTCACTGTACTCTGCACGGTGCATTGTGGTGTGAGgtgtgcacagaaaaaaatggaatctgaatggagaaaaaaaaaccctgtatgtCTCTTCTGTCTAAACACTTGGACTACCATTGAGTGTGTTATTTGGCTGTGGCCATTGTTTTTTTCACAGGGAGGATGTGCTACTTTAGGTTAGAATAGTTCAAAAGTACTGCTATACTTTAAAGCCACCTATTGATAAACAATGGCAACTAAAGAATCaagttttggtttttttaatctgcattttttgatattttatcaaCAGAAAAACTATACAAGAAATGTACAATGCTTTTAAACAAGGTGAAACTAGTATAATATGCTTTAGttcatatatgtttaaaaataaatctatatccCATAGTTTACCCCAGTGGAAGAACTTATTTTGGCTGTGGTGGAACTAACACAGTATAAACAAATCAACAAGTGTGTACTGGAACTTATCATGTAATTTGTAGCAGCTGATTAAGCACCCATGAACTATTACTACCCCATCATTCACCTCTCTGGTTGCTTTATGgtttctcaaagatcacaacaaacatTCTAGttttcaacaacattttttttcctcttgccaTATTAGATTgttaataaaattgaataaaccACCTGTCATAATAAATGGTCAATCTCTTAAATTGATTTTTCTGTTATCCTTGGAACCTTGACCATTCCTGAGGTACCTGAGTTACCCCTggctttttatgttttgaatCTTTCCAAACCTCAGCTCCTGCAGTTGCTTTCCCTCATATGGTATATGTTAAGCCTCATAATGTCCAAGcctcctaaataaataaaaaaaaaaaaaaaaaatattcttgatgGAGTCTATACCTCTTCCAATTATGCCTCACGTGCTCCCCCTGCTGCAGCTCACTGTTAGAGGGTTTCAGGAATACAAGTAGTTCTGTCAATCTAGAAAGCAATGGGTAGGACTAGATGTAGCAAGGTGCTTCATGACAAACTACAGGCTTGTAAATTAGCAATGAAAATGACAGCTTGCACCCCATTCATTAACTTTTATTCCACTGTAGCACATCCAGGCCTATCCTGTATGTGGCTAGCAATTCTGCTTGGAATTTGGGAGCCGAGCAACATTGTAGCCCCAGTCATGGGAAGGTGCATTAGGTGGGCTACACTGGCACAGAAATATCACCAGTGAGTGTTAACTGGTGAAGGTTTTAAGCATGTACCACAAATGAAAATGTCCATTGGACTGACACTTAAAATAGCTGCCTCAATTCTTCTCTCTTGTTAGATTTATCATATCACATCATTGCTGACACTCATTGTTTGAACACCAATGATAAGGCAATCTAAATCTCAGAGTACTCTGTTAAATGTGTTCTTCTCAGCCACCAGTCTATCAAGGCTTCCTTTCAAGTGACCTCTAATTCAAGGGACACTAACATTTCAATTGTCTGGACACTGttagtttacagaaaaaaatctttttttttttttttttttttttaaagatcaatgttaaaatatagtatatatatatatatatatatatatatatatatatatagtatatttgtcATGTTAGTGACAAATATACTACAAAGctttattacttatatttatcATTAAATCTACAACAACCCTAGCTTTAAACTGCACAAATCATTTTCAGCAGTGTAAAAACGTCAATGAagtcctaatattaaaaaaaaccctaaaaccaCTGGAACAACTTTTGGATTACAGCTTTTTAGCAGAAAAGGTCTTTAATACCATAATTCTAAACTGCAAAAAATGTCTTGATATGGTTCTGTACAAAAGGTGATTGTGTCACAATCACATTGTTAACCTACATGAGTGAGCGAGtgaggtttagaaaaaaaaacaaaaaatcataaaatataatccCAATTATTTGATTGTATTAAATTAATTGACATATAAAAATTACTCTTCAATATGTTTTTACCAGTGAAGAAAGCTTTAAAGCTTCATATGACTACCTGTATCTCCAGCTAATTGGACTTcagtatactttttttaaatacgttTCTTATCTATAGGTACCTTTGTTATATCTTTAGACAACTGGAGTAGGCATGCATATGCTTACCAAATAAAACAGCTGAACTTTTCTTGATCAACTAATAGTCCCATTTAAAAGAAGTTATTGAATTATATGTGTGAACTGCAATTTCCTCACATTTCATGTCTAAAATTTAGATTAAAGAAGTTGTTGCTTCTACAGGACTAACGGTCTGCAGATTTGCTTCATTAGTAACTGTAGTTGGTATGTCTTTACTTTCTGTAGCCTTTTCAAGTTCTGCTTCCACCTCAAACCTTTTTTTGGGTTCTGGAGTCTCTTCAGACCATCTTCCAACTCTCCGAACACCTTTTGCTACCTTTGGAGCATTGCGACATGGATTGTGGTCATAGATAACAAGTTTCAGCCCCAACAAGTGCTTTAGACTTGGGAAAAATTGAATAGCGTTTCTGTCCACGTCAATGATCTCCAGGAAAGGCATCTCTAGTAGGACTGGTGGGAATTCACTTAGGAGAGTTCCTGACATCCAGATGCTTTTTAGTTCTTTTAAGTTTTTTAGCTCCATGGGAATGCTGCGGATTGGGTTGCAACCAGCATGAAGTGTTTTTAGGAGAGGCAGCTCACAGATAACAGTAGGTAAATTTGTGAAATAATTTGCCTCAATCCAAAGAGTGTGCAGGTTCTTCAGAAAGCTTAGCTCCTGAGGAAGGTCTTTAATCCGGTTGTTTCCGAGGTATAGTATAGAAAGCTGTTTGAGGCTGCACACAACTAGTGGAAGAGCTTTAAATTTGTTAAAGTCCAAGGCTAGAATCTGGAGGTTCTGCAGCAGTTCCAGCTCTGGAGGAAGGTTGGTTAAGTTGTTGTCACTTAGATACAGCTTGACAAGTTCTGTGAATGCACATACTCTCAAAGGAAATCTCCTAATCTGCATACTGCTCAGGTCCACCATTTTATCTATAGGCATTTCTTCCAAATCACCAAGGAGGTATTTTTGGCAGCTGTTTGATGGAATGAATGCAATAATTCCTCTTACTGTATTTCCCATCTTCCATGTGTTTTACAGAAACTTCATGCTCTGAGGCTTCTCTCTCAGTCGCTGAACTATGTTTTGTGAAGGCAGTTAAGAGTGGCATTTCAGCCGTTCCATTACAATACATTGTTTACATGGTAACTGCGATTAATCTCAAGAGTTGTGAAATGTTACTGATAACTTAAGGAGCATCTGGTGATGGGACGGACAGACGtgacttaaaataaaataccttccCATGAGTCTGCTCAACTGCTACAAAAACTAAACTTAACATCCCAAATCCAGGGAATATACAGTTTCTGGCAAGCGTTCACGTAGGAAAAGAACATGGTGTGGTATGCACATTGTTATTTATGAAGGTATGTACACTGCgataatgaacatttaaaaaaaaaacttggattcATTGTGGCTAAACATTTCAACTTTTAACAGACctgaaaaaatagatttaatcTGACACTGTTTAGAGTACCtgtcataaatgtaaaataactcACAAAGCTAATGGTTGGGTAATTGGATAAATTCGAACATAAGCAAACTGACTGATACACATGGATTTATTCACCAAGTGCCCTAAGTGCTCTTGGAGATACATGTACAAAAAGCTGCACGTATTATTTTATTCCCATCCAAGACATTAACCACTTCAAAGCATTGaattatttttgtcatattttccaTCTGCTTTAGTTTTAAACATTGTACTAGAAATATGACATTACAAAGTTCAAAATTTAACTCCATGCTTCTCAGTGCCTTTATTTTGTTgaaacttaaagctaaactctgttCTTTAATGTTTTACCTGCAGGCATACAGCTACATTCTTGTATTTTAGAGCTGATATACTGGTAATTGAGCAGTGAACAATAAGCAACTGACTGATCAATGTATCTGTGCATTGGCTCTCTCCTCCCATTATTATTCAATCTCCCAACCATTAGCATctcccttgttagcacatgagcactacagcttctggctgcttctccTTCTTCCAGTCTGAGCTGTATTGGTTCCTGATATTTACTATTGAATACAGTACGGATGTGTAATTATAGTAAACAGCAGGAAGCAGTACTATAGACGGGTGGTCACCAGGAAGCCCTTTCTGCTGTAAAAGctgctggtgaaaaaaaaagaggtatagtaatagtataataaaagacaaaatgaacCAACATTGCAACAGTGCTAGTTCTACTGAAATCTGAATATTTATAGAAAGTGGTGTTTTCGCTGAACTGCTTTGTTTACTTTTAtcatactctttttttttccccttctaattaaaataaatcactGTTCGGCAGTGATCAACTGACCTGCATTCAATGTGGCCCTAGCAAGTATACAACAGGGATTGACAAAAGTTTGTATGTCCCATTAGGAAACATGAAGCTTATTACTGTATGaatgtatatgtactgtatgtatatgtaaatgtaacacaCATGTTCTGtgtgcatatttatattttatatccctATAAGCACAGCTCTGCATAGGTAAGAAAATCCAGGctgaaagtttttatttcagttttaaagcaTAATTAATAACACTTTACAGAGCGTTCTTTACTTGTCATTGGGCACACACACCATGCAAAGCCTTGAAGACAACTGGTATAGGGGAAATGTAGGATGCCTCCTTGTAAAACTGCTTTTTACTTGACCACTTTTTACCACTGACCAGGAACAAGAATAGTAATCAGAATATCTGACTTCACTTGCTACTGATCCAGGATCAGTGATATCAAATCAAGTAATGTCAAATGTTGAAACCAGgcacagccaggtaactagcatagACAGCAAGTCAGCATTGACCACTTTATGTCCACAGTAGATCTAAAGGAACAATGCTCCTAGCATATCCACAAAAGAATAGATGATACAAGACTATAATAACTAATGACAGCCTACCATGTTAAGTATCTTTGCAGTTCACTTAGTTGCGTGAGCGAAGCTGTGTATCCAGTCATATACAAGTAAAAATCTTGTTTTGTGAGAATTTATTagcctttacattttgttttaattaatccTTTACTGGCAagtataaaattatacaaatggAACTCAATAATAATAGTTTTCAATAGTTTGTGAGGTTTTTACTGCGTGAAGGGCAGCACTTTACCTGCTGTCTGTAGTCAAAGCTTTGACAATGTCAGAAATATAATTAATCATTATCAGAAATCACTTGTGGAGGTCATTGTGCccttttgtaacttttattggAAACATTACACATCACAATAAAGGTCAAAATATTCAGGTAGAAATAATCGCCGAATAAAATTTGTTCAGCACTCCTCTAATATTTGTGGTTTTGGGATACTGTATGTACTAGTTCCAGACAAAAGGTTCCCAGGACAGTAAACAAGTCTAAATTCTTAGATGTCTCTGATGTTTAACGTATCCGTAACACTAACCTCAACTCTGATACTAAACTCCCAACTCATGGGTGACATAATTGCTAACCTTATTCTGTGCTAAAAACAACCAGCCATCTACCAAAGCCAACAACCCTTAGTGGTGCCAAAGCCTCCAAACAGCATTACCATTGTTATTAACTGCTTGTCCACCTATGTTCTGAGGCATCCATTAGTTGTTTTAAAGCTACCGTGAAAGCCCAGGGACTAAATAGCCATCCTGTGTGCTAAAACAAgcttgttatatatatttatatatatgctataCAACTGTGTCAAGCTAGCAATAGGTGAGAAGTACCAAACTGGTGAGATCCCTTTACTTTCTATTCCTCAACTGATTTGATTCCTCAAACAGAACTTGTTCTGTTTCTTCTACTCCTAAACTAAACTGCATCAGAAATTCAGATTCTTACACTAACCCTTTTAATAAACACAcgcataaataaatgtttgctttgccaTAACATTtaagtccagtgtttctcaaccagagttctgtgaaaccccagggttcctccagagattgcatttaccactgacaccatggatctttttggctatctgtaagggtgacattcttcccactgaacaccacatTACTGATGCAGATTGTTAGACCGAGGAGATCCAATGGCAGAACTCTTTACACTGGAGATGATATTGAAGCAAAAGatggttttggtattttatctttcctatttttggATTTATGCATTAAGTGACCTCTTTGAATTGATCCATATGCTTCTCTCTAATCCACAGTTTAAACCCTCTGGTAAATGCCAGAATTGCCAGGAAACCAGCCTGTAAAGTTCATATAAGAAATGTAACTGGTGGTATATGTAGAATGACTATAAAAGGATATGTCTGAAGCCACCACAAGTTATGATTCTGTGAATTGTAACAACCACTTGGCACTGTTAGTGTCTTCAAACAAGAATCTAATTAGTTCCTCAACCTGTTCTGTTACAGCTTAATAGGGTCAACCACTCAATTTGCATTGTCTGCAGAGTTTTATAATCTTcctcctttataaataaaatttgttttattttttacacagaaaataattaaattgcaAGAATAATTGCCTCCTGATAATATGTGAAGAATTTTACTATCAGTTCCATGAATATTGTGTAAACACCGGGTCACTGTCCTGCTGTGATTGAATGACCTGGGTACAGCGTGACCTTTACCGGTATACAAAAGTAAAGGACAAATGTCTGCACATCCATTTAGGAACAATGAATCCTTTAATAATACTTTTGCTTTTTATTCCCATATGCACAGCTCTACACAGGTAAGAATATCCATCTTCTTATTTCTACAAGATT belongs to Pyxicephalus adspersus chromosome 2, UCB_Pads_2.0, whole genome shotgun sequence and includes:
- the LRRC10 gene encoding leucine-rich repeat-containing protein 10, translating into MGNTVRGIIAFIPSNSCQKYLLGDLEEMPIDKMVDLSSMQIRRFPLRVCAFTELVKLYLSDNNLTNLPPELELLQNLQILALDFNKFKALPLVVCSLKQLSILYLGNNRIKDLPQELSFLKNLHTLWIEANYFTNLPTVICELPLLKTLHAGCNPIRSIPMELKNLKELKSIWMSGTLLSEFPPVLLEMPFLEIIDVDRNAIQFFPSLKHLLGLKLVIYDHNPCRNAPKVAKGVRRVGRWSEETPEPKKRFEVEAELEKATESKDIPTTVTNEANLQTVSPVEATTSLI